The Methanococcoides methylutens MM1 genome has a window encoding:
- a CDS encoding DUF11 domain-containing protein has product MIALIFTSNASAKDILYNGSIEEGDGYQINNIVIDVAEVFVDAGTCVFKVYDQDELIHDKMLNEEDSYSFEVEEGTIEFTLDSVLGGMVPRATMSITIDDDDAVYLDKVIDGGHDKAEFSGTPELRITKEISSYTVEQGEVITIKVMVRNDGDGMATDVRFTDPKPAGFILQEITLEEAGPMSIDKYEERTIYLYKLQANEPGTFELKPTTATFSNEADLDFPQATSNRPVITVTGEEKVPELEFSTTMNARSVQRGDDVEVTIIVRNIGEASANGVVLNIQVPEGLDFESNSANIEMINNVPKVYIENFGLNQEKEIKYNIKPTEVGTYTITAEYSYQYDAGSSGSEVVSGDFTTNTLTVARGDTDFLFEQPLYVYAVPLVIILAIGGWIFYRSRQYKY; this is encoded by the coding sequence ATGATAGCTTTGATTTTCACGTCGAACGCTTCTGCCAAAGATATCCTATACAATGGGAGCATAGAAGAAGGGGACGGATACCAGATCAATAACATTGTTATAGATGTAGCAGAGGTCTTTGTGGATGCCGGAACCTGTGTGTTCAAAGTATATGACCAGGATGAACTGATTCACGACAAAATGCTTAACGAGGAGGATTCTTACTCTTTTGAGGTGGAAGAAGGAACCATTGAGTTTACATTAGATAGTGTACTCGGAGGCATGGTACCTCGTGCAACAATGTCGATCACCATCGATGATGATGATGCGGTATATCTGGATAAAGTGATCGATGGCGGTCATGATAAAGCTGAGTTCTCAGGTACCCCTGAGCTGAGGATCACAAAGGAAATAAGTTCCTACACTGTAGAGCAGGGAGAGGTCATCACCATCAAAGTGATGGTCAGGAACGACGGTGACGGAATGGCTACAGATGTCCGATTCACCGATCCGAAACCAGCAGGGTTCATCCTGCAGGAGATAACTCTTGAAGAGGCCGGACCGATGTCTATAGACAAATATGAGGAAAGGACCATTTACCTCTACAAGCTTCAGGCAAATGAACCGGGTACATTTGAACTGAAACCAACCACTGCAACATTCTCCAATGAAGCAGATCTGGACTTCCCACAGGCTACCTCGAACAGACCTGTAATAACGGTCACAGGTGAAGAAAAGGTCCCGGAGCTTGAATTCTCTACCACAATGAATGCCAGAAGCGTGCAGAGAGGCGATGACGTTGAGGTCACAATCATTGTCAGGAACATCGGTGAAGCCTCTGCAAATGGTGTCGTATTGAACATTCAGGTTCCTGAAGGACTTGATTTTGAAAGCAACAGCGCTAACATCGAAATGATCAACAATGTACCAAAAGTGTACATTGAGAACTTCGGCCTCAACCAGGAAAAAGAGATTAAATACAACATCAAGCCAACTGAAGTGGGAACATATACAATCACTGCAGAGTATTCATACCAGTATGATGCCGGAAGTTCAGGATCCGAGGTTGTCAGCGGAGATTTCACAACGAACACACTGACCGTTGCAAGAGGGGACACTGATTTCCTTTTCGAGCAGCCACTATATGTATACGCCGTCCCGTTAGTGATCATTCTTGCAATAGGAGGATGGATCTTCTACCGCTCCAGGCAATACAAATACTGA
- a CDS encoding cell division protein FtsZ: MLNILIVGNGQCGNRILDAINKEAFGGKGKLAKFYSQQKYKSNVETIAINTAMNDLKEMRFTKAKDRIHIPHLHGVGANRNVGKHVFEDNKANIMRQVEERGNFDIGFVITSASGGTGSSFTPPLIEELKRNYDFPIYAIVVLPFREEGTLYLQNAAFCLKDIRESGVDGIILADNQFLKQMGGDVQSAYNTINDMIAKRILFLIDALDSEMMMVTDLGDFKTVMSGGAGVATIGFYEADKGTPIKSAIQKAVSPSGLLFSTDVYKEGSRAMVIIKGDKSYLSIDEISTEVEKLSSSVGHVFKGIIVRKGETPQVLAVLTLEVAEELENLYSVAVDAIHQEREKKARVEEQKGIDKAFSQIEGLEPGY, translated from the coding sequence TTGCTCAATATACTGATCGTAGGAAATGGTCAATGTGGTAACCGTATCCTTGATGCGATAAACAAAGAGGCTTTTGGTGGTAAAGGCAAACTTGCAAAGTTCTACTCACAACAGAAATACAAGAGCAATGTTGAGACGATCGCGATCAACACTGCAATGAACGACCTGAAAGAGATGAGGTTTACCAAAGCAAAGGACAGGATCCATATTCCCCACCTTCATGGAGTTGGTGCTAACCGCAATGTAGGCAAGCATGTTTTTGAAGATAACAAAGCCAACATAATGCGCCAGGTCGAGGAAAGAGGGAACTTCGATATCGGTTTTGTGATCACTTCCGCATCCGGTGGAACGGGTTCATCCTTCACCCCTCCACTTATTGAAGAGCTCAAAAGGAACTATGATTTCCCCATATATGCCATCGTTGTCCTTCCATTCAGGGAAGAGGGGACACTCTACCTGCAGAATGCAGCATTCTGCCTGAAGGATATCCGTGAAAGTGGTGTGGACGGCATAATCCTTGCTGACAACCAATTCCTCAAGCAGATGGGAGGAGACGTACAGTCAGCGTACAACACCATCAATGATATGATAGCAAAGCGCATCCTGTTCCTGATAGATGCACTTGATAGCGAGATGATGATGGTTACCGATCTTGGTGACTTCAAGACAGTTATGAGTGGTGGTGCAGGAGTTGCAACCATCGGATTCTATGAAGCTGATAAAGGTACACCTATCAAGTCAGCAATACAGAAAGCAGTATCACCATCCGGCCTCCTGTTCTCAACTGATGTATACAAGGAAGGCAGCAGGGCAATGGTGATCATTAAAGGAGACAAGTCATACCTGAGCATTGATGAGATCTCTACCGAAGTTGAAAAGCTTTCATCTTCTGTTGGCCACGTCTTCAAAGGTATCATTGTCAGGAAAGGCGAAACCCCTCAGGTACTTGCAGTGCTGACACTTGAAGTTGCAGAAGAGCTTGAGAACCTTTATTCCGTTGCTGTGGATGCGATCCATCAGGAGCGAGAAAAGAAGGCGAGGGTTGAAGAGCAAAAAGGTATCGATAAGGCATTCTCCCAGATCGAGGGTCTTGAACCTGGCTATTAA
- a CDS encoding PPC domain-containing DNA-binding protein has product MEYSKGNIGRVFTVRIDTGEDLLEELEGLAEKEDIVSAFFMLLGAVRKANLVVGPKENVIPPETMWVNYSDPYEVIGIGNIFQEEGKPKIHLHTAAGRGDDTNIGCLRGESEAFMVLEIFIMEISGMNAERSFNAARGFAPISF; this is encoded by the coding sequence ATGGAATATAGTAAAGGTAACATTGGAAGGGTCTTTACCGTAAGAATAGACACAGGAGAAGACCTCCTTGAGGAACTCGAAGGACTTGCTGAAAAAGAAGATATAGTATCCGCGTTCTTTATGTTGCTAGGTGCTGTTCGTAAAGCAAACCTTGTTGTCGGTCCAAAAGAAAATGTAATTCCGCCTGAGACTATGTGGGTGAATTACTCCGACCCTTATGAGGTCATAGGTATTGGAAATATATTCCAGGAAGAAGGAAAACCAAAGATACACCTTCACACTGCTGCCGGTCGCGGTGATGACACGAACATCGGTTGCCTGCGCGGTGAAAGTGAGGCTTTCATGGTTCTGGAGATATTCATAATGGAAATATCCGGTATGAATGCTGAGCGTTCATTCAATGCTGCAAGAGGATTTGCACCAATTAGTTTCTGA
- a CDS encoding transcriptional regulator gives MDDRGYEVASLLQSIDVPRIEALSIACLFSSDELSSQDIEKATGLRQPEVSVAMRSLDERGWIDERDDKRTKCRGRPAKYYSLKVDFADIIKVYESRILKMNQKKLEIIDDLLKMDI, from the coding sequence ATGGATGATCGTGGATATGAAGTAGCATCCCTTTTGCAGAGTATTGATGTTCCGAGGATCGAAGCCCTTTCAATTGCCTGTCTTTTCAGTTCTGATGAATTGAGTTCACAGGATATTGAAAAAGCTACAGGCTTAAGACAACCGGAAGTAAGCGTTGCTATGCGATCGCTCGACGAACGCGGCTGGATCGATGAAAGGGATGATAAAAGGACGAAGTGCAGGGGAAGGCCTGCAAAATATTATTCCCTGAAAGTAGATTTTGCAGATATAATCAAGGTCTATGAATCCAGAATTCTGAAAATGAACCAAAAAAAGTTAGAGATCATTGATGATCTCCTGAAGATGGATATTTGA
- the eno gene encoding phosphopyruvate hydratase — translation MSYKGEEAKYTIEKVHAREILDSRGNPTVEVDVYTGHGFGRASVPSGASTGSNEALELRDKDDRYNGKGVLDAVENVNSTFAKELLGMDVRNQREIDELMIALDGTDNKMTFGANAILGVSMAVAKAAADSLGMQLYRYLGGTNAFALPVPTMNVLNGGKHAGNELSIQEFMIQPKGAETYSNALRMGAETYHALGKILEDKYGGSATNVGYEGGYAPNISMTADALDALVSAIDEAGYTESEITIGLDAAASEFFENGKYSIDGNMLTPAELVDYYLELVDTYPILSIEDPFHEESFEDFAALTSEAWDTIIVGDDLFVTNVNRLAKGIEMDAANALLLKINQIGTISESLDAANLAMRNGYSVVVSHRSAETEDAMIADISVALGADLIKTGAPARSERTAKYNQLLRIEEDLGDAARYVQL, via the coding sequence ATGAGCTACAAAGGCGAAGAAGCAAAATATACAATTGAAAAAGTACATGCCAGAGAAATACTGGACTCAAGAGGAAATCCTACTGTTGAGGTCGATGTCTACACAGGTCACGGGTTCGGAAGAGCAAGCGTACCTTCCGGAGCATCTACCGGCAGTAACGAGGCACTTGAGCTCAGGGACAAGGACGACCGCTACAATGGAAAAGGCGTACTTGATGCAGTTGAAAATGTGAACTCGACCTTTGCAAAAGAGCTGCTGGGAATGGACGTTCGCAATCAGCGTGAGATCGATGAGTTGATGATCGCACTGGACGGAACTGACAACAAGATGACTTTTGGTGCAAATGCGATCCTTGGTGTTTCCATGGCTGTTGCAAAAGCAGCTGCTGATTCCCTTGGCATGCAGCTATACCGCTACCTTGGCGGAACCAATGCGTTCGCACTGCCTGTACCCACCATGAACGTGCTTAACGGTGGAAAACATGCAGGTAACGAGCTGTCCATACAGGAGTTCATGATCCAGCCAAAAGGAGCTGAGACCTACTCAAATGCCCTGAGAATGGGAGCTGAGACATACCATGCACTTGGCAAGATACTTGAGGACAAATATGGCGGCTCCGCAACTAACGTCGGATATGAGGGAGGGTACGCACCAAATATCTCCATGACAGCCGATGCACTGGATGCCCTTGTAAGTGCCATTGATGAAGCAGGATACACCGAATCCGAAATCACTATCGGACTTGATGCTGCTGCATCAGAGTTCTTTGAAAATGGAAAATACTCCATTGACGGCAACATGCTCACACCTGCTGAACTTGTGGACTACTACCTTGAACTGGTCGACACATACCCGATCCTTTCCATCGAGGACCCATTCCACGAGGAATCATTCGAGGACTTTGCAGCGCTTACAAGTGAAGCATGGGACACCATAATTGTAGGCGATGACCTGTTCGTGACAAACGTGAACCGTCTTGCAAAAGGTATTGAGATGGATGCTGCTAATGCACTCCTGCTCAAGATCAACCAGATCGGTACGATCTCAGAATCATTAGATGCCGCAAACCTTGCAATGCGTAACGGATACAGCGTTGTGGTAAGCCACAGGTCCGCTGAGACAGAAGATGCAATGATCGCAGACATTTCCGTTGCATTAGGTGCTGACCTTATCAAGACAGGAGCACCTGCAAGAAGTGAGCGTACCGCAAAATACAACCAGTTACTCAGAATAGAAGAAGATCTCGGGGACGCTGCACGTTACGTGCAGCTCTGA